The Chelonia mydas isolate rCheMyd1 chromosome 3, rCheMyd1.pri.v2, whole genome shotgun sequence genome includes a region encoding these proteins:
- the ECT2L gene encoding epithelial cell-transforming sequence 2 oncogene-like isoform X2 produces MMTTAYLTPSPHTVKQWQLESLGLLGENTVKSSKVSSSKIQTTGSLNTRFSTWTPIANKSFNKQLFQERVSLISHWFDLWTDKQRKQFLHTMLMRCSKSQLKFTQNWFAERIPVTKVDFTKVLPRFISLYIFSFLSPRELCAAAQVNWHWKFITEQDCLWMPKCVKFGWFLPYTPADSEYSAWKRHYIACATSLDYFTPREATEIYGTLNEAKAEHEEQEERLREKWLRKMIRERLALHKKELFKARLPWMSGTWSSRFLKSRLQPSQAQTIQDRARRQAALQLIREKSALSNHTLSMLLSEEMKPVANFNLAAETQLVLASLKTLPKRKNVTGRRSYPVLSYKHCQCIYQKHSNFAYPLEPYLVLISSRIPAYEMVLDSIKPGVIPVLYEHCGMTLESLLFYIEKALDGRKAKSIGIFSDGDSREINLLQGCRISIENILSPEVREFWEKLGCVMSPEEGGHVDIFVPLAASEAGMEVLSQLTQLTGVLFRTPTGIATGSYQHILSEWLGKQKDGPPTSTYFTEVKLQTWLRLTELLEEALKSVRKQMQPYLSELQKSISGRIIGQFMFDAMSRAKVHTNRETAQTFTDGLAELSKRSYEEDAKEAATLSQKPNCSIRANEPTFEAVAQLDKKLEKDTADGRTKFARELLTSEKNYVHILKTVKDVYVTPLKAALASNRAILSHANVQIIFSDILDALQLNRQFLNELTERLQEWSPSQCLGEIFTKFGWQLQTYTNFFNNYTVILKTIDMCRETIPLFRAFLKRHDKTVVTNMMSLQELLLFPSKRFEEYLNLLYALRLHTPSEHADREDLTAAVKMMKQYKEYIDQLKLNMSKDEQMLNAQRIIQGCPNLLEANRYLIRIQDVSQFSCCSEEICVSFRYKECIYFTRPKTPMDLFYRG; encoded by the exons TAGTCTCATAAGCCATTGGTTTGATCTGTGGACAGACAAGCAGCGCAAACAATTCCTCCACACAATGTTGATGAGATGCAGTAAATCACAACTGAA GTTTACCCAAAACTGGTTTGCAGAGAGGATTCCAGTGACCAAAGTGGATTTCACCAAAGTGCTGCCACGTTTCATATCTCTGTACATCTTCTCCTTTCTCAGCCCAAGGGagttgtgtgcagctgcccaagTCAACTGGCACTGGAAGTTTATAACTGAACAG GACTGTTTGTGGATGCCAAAGTGTGTTAAGTTCGGATGGTTCCTGCCCTACACTCCAGCAGACAGCGAATATAGCGCGTGGAAGCGACATTATATTGCCTGTGCCACCAGCTTGGATTACTTCACCCCAAGAGAggccactgaaatctatgggacCCTCAATGAAGCAAAAGCTGAACATGAGGAGCAGGAAGAAAGGCTGAGAGAAAAATGGCTACGGAAAATGATTCGGGAGAGATTAGCGTTACACAAGA AGGAGTTATTCAAAGCTCGACTGCCTTGGATGAGTGGTACTTGGAGCTCGAGATTTTTAAAATCGCGATTACAGCCAAGTCAGGCCCAGACGATCCAGGACCGGGCTAGACGACAGGCAGCTTTGCAACTAATTAGG GAAAAGAGTGCTCTTTCGAATCATACTCTTTCAATGCTGCTTTCTGAAGAAATGAAACCTGTAGCAAACTTTAATCTAGCAGCAGAGACACAGCTTGTTTTGGCCTCCCTAAAAACTTTGCCCAAGAG AAAGAATGTGACTGGAAGAAGATCCTACCCTGTGTTATCTTACAAACACTGTCAGTGTATCTACCAAAAACACAGCAATTTTGCATATCCACTTGAGCCATATCTGGTTTTGATATCATCCAGGATTCCCGCATATGAG ATGGTGCTGGACAGCATCAAACCTGGGGTGATTCCTGTGTTGTATGAACATTGCGGAATGACATTGGAAAGCCTCCTTTTTTACATAGAAAAGGCTCTGGATGGCCGAAAAGCAAAGAGTATAGGGATTTTTAGCGATGGAGACTCCAGGGAGATCAATTTACTTCAAG GCTGCAGAATCAGTATTGAGAACATTCTGAGCCCTGAAGTGAGAGAATTTTGGGAGAAGCTAGGTTGTGTCATGTCTCCAGAGGAAGGTGGTCATGTGGACATCTTTGTTCCTCTGGCAGCATCAG AGGCAGGGATGGAAGTCCTTTCCCAGCTGACTCAGCTGACTGGTGTGCTCTTCAGAACCCCCACAGGAATTGCAACTGGATCTTATCAGCACA TCCTTAGTGAATGGCTGGGAAAACAGAAGGATGGACCTCCCACCTCCACCTACTTCACTGAAGTAAAACTACAGACATGGCTCAGACTGACAGAGCTCCTGGAGGAGGCACTGAAATCTGTCCGGAAGCAGATGCAACCATATTTAAGTGAGCTGCAGAAGAGTATTAGTGGCCGGATTATTG GTCAGTTTATGTTTGATGCCATGAGCAGAGCTAAAGTACATACTAATAGAGAAACAGCCCAGACTTTCACTGATGGATTAGCTGAACTGTCAAAAAGAAGCTATG AGGAGGATGCAAAAGAGGCTGCCACCCTGAGCCAAAAGCCTAACTGCAGCATCAGAGCGAATGAGCCAACATTTGAGGCAGTGGCTCAGTTG GATAAAAAACTTGAGAAGGACACCGCAGATGGACGAACTAAATTTGCCAGGGAGCTGCTGACAAGTGAGAAGAACTATGTACACATACTGAAAACTGTGAAGGATGTTTATGTTACACCACTGAAAGCAGCATTAGCATCAAATCGAGCCATCCTAAGTCATGCTAATGTTCAAATCATCTTCTCCGATATCTTGGATGCCTTACAACTCAATAG ACAGTTTTTAAATGAGCTGACAGAAAGACTTCAGGAATGGAGTCCATCCCAGTGCTTGGGTGAAATATTCACTAAATTTGGCTGGCAGCTTCAAACATACACAAACTTCTTCAACAACTACACTGTCATTCTGAAAACCATTGATATG TGCAGAGAGACCATTCCTTTATTCCGTGCCTTCCTGAAAAGACATGATAAAACTGTTGTTACGAACATGATGAG cctgcaggagctgctgctattCCCTTCTAAAAGGTTTGAAGAGTATCTTAATCTTCTTTATGCTCTGAGACTGCACACTCCTTCAGAACACGCTGACCGTGAAGATTTGACTGCCGCAGTCAAGATGATGAAACAATACAAGGAATACATAGATCAG CTAAAACTAAACATGAGCAAAGATGAGCAAATGCTAAATGCACAAAGAATCATCCAGGGATGTCCT AATTTATTAGAAGCCAACAGGTATCTGATTAGAATACAAGATGTATCCCAGTTTAGCTGCTGTTCTGAGGAAATCTGTGTTTCATTCAG
- the ECT2L gene encoding epithelial cell-transforming sequence 2 oncogene-like isoform X4, with product MMTTAYLTPSPHTVKQWQLESLGLLGENTVKSSKVSSSKIQTTGSLNTRFSTWTPIANKSFNKQLFQERVSLISHWFDLWTDKQRKQFLHTMLMRCSKSQLKFTQNWFAERIPVTKVDFTKVLPRFISLYIFSFLSPRELCAAAQVNWHWKFITEQDCLWMPKCVKFGWFLPYTPADSEYSAWKRHYIACATSLDYFTPREATEIYGTLNEAKAEHEEQEERLREKWLRKMIRERLALHKKELFKARLPWMSGTWSSRFLKSRLQPSQAQTIQDRARRQAALQLIREKSALSNHTLSMLLSEEMKPVANFNLAAETQLVLASLKTLPKRKNVTGRRSYPVLSYKHCQCIYQKHSNFAYPLEPYLVLISSRIPAYEMVLDSIKPGVIPVLYEHCGMTLESLLFYIEKALDGRKAKSIGIFSDGDSREINLLQGCRISIENILSPEVREFWEKLGCVMSPEEGGHVDIFVPLAASEAGMEVLSQLTQLTGVLFRTPTGIATGSYQHILSEWLGKQKDGPPTSTYFTEVKLQTWLRLTELLEEALKSVRKQMQPYLSELQKSISGRIIGQFMFDAMSRAKVHTNRETAQTFTDGLAELSKRSYEEDAKEAATLSQKPNCSIRANEPTFEAVAQLDKKLEKDTADGRTKFARELLTSEKNYVHILKTVKDVYVTPLKAALASNRAILSHANVQIIFSDILDALQLNRQFLNELTERLQEWSPSQCLGEIFTKFGWQLQTYTNFFNNYTVILKTIDMCRETIPLFRAFLKRHDKTVVTNMMSLQELLLFPSKRFEEYLNLLYALRLHTPSEHADREDLTAAVKMMKQYKEYIDQLKLNMSKDEQMLNAQRIIQGCPI from the exons TAGTCTCATAAGCCATTGGTTTGATCTGTGGACAGACAAGCAGCGCAAACAATTCCTCCACACAATGTTGATGAGATGCAGTAAATCACAACTGAA GTTTACCCAAAACTGGTTTGCAGAGAGGATTCCAGTGACCAAAGTGGATTTCACCAAAGTGCTGCCACGTTTCATATCTCTGTACATCTTCTCCTTTCTCAGCCCAAGGGagttgtgtgcagctgcccaagTCAACTGGCACTGGAAGTTTATAACTGAACAG GACTGTTTGTGGATGCCAAAGTGTGTTAAGTTCGGATGGTTCCTGCCCTACACTCCAGCAGACAGCGAATATAGCGCGTGGAAGCGACATTATATTGCCTGTGCCACCAGCTTGGATTACTTCACCCCAAGAGAggccactgaaatctatgggacCCTCAATGAAGCAAAAGCTGAACATGAGGAGCAGGAAGAAAGGCTGAGAGAAAAATGGCTACGGAAAATGATTCGGGAGAGATTAGCGTTACACAAGA AGGAGTTATTCAAAGCTCGACTGCCTTGGATGAGTGGTACTTGGAGCTCGAGATTTTTAAAATCGCGATTACAGCCAAGTCAGGCCCAGACGATCCAGGACCGGGCTAGACGACAGGCAGCTTTGCAACTAATTAGG GAAAAGAGTGCTCTTTCGAATCATACTCTTTCAATGCTGCTTTCTGAAGAAATGAAACCTGTAGCAAACTTTAATCTAGCAGCAGAGACACAGCTTGTTTTGGCCTCCCTAAAAACTTTGCCCAAGAG AAAGAATGTGACTGGAAGAAGATCCTACCCTGTGTTATCTTACAAACACTGTCAGTGTATCTACCAAAAACACAGCAATTTTGCATATCCACTTGAGCCATATCTGGTTTTGATATCATCCAGGATTCCCGCATATGAG ATGGTGCTGGACAGCATCAAACCTGGGGTGATTCCTGTGTTGTATGAACATTGCGGAATGACATTGGAAAGCCTCCTTTTTTACATAGAAAAGGCTCTGGATGGCCGAAAAGCAAAGAGTATAGGGATTTTTAGCGATGGAGACTCCAGGGAGATCAATTTACTTCAAG GCTGCAGAATCAGTATTGAGAACATTCTGAGCCCTGAAGTGAGAGAATTTTGGGAGAAGCTAGGTTGTGTCATGTCTCCAGAGGAAGGTGGTCATGTGGACATCTTTGTTCCTCTGGCAGCATCAG AGGCAGGGATGGAAGTCCTTTCCCAGCTGACTCAGCTGACTGGTGTGCTCTTCAGAACCCCCACAGGAATTGCAACTGGATCTTATCAGCACA TCCTTAGTGAATGGCTGGGAAAACAGAAGGATGGACCTCCCACCTCCACCTACTTCACTGAAGTAAAACTACAGACATGGCTCAGACTGACAGAGCTCCTGGAGGAGGCACTGAAATCTGTCCGGAAGCAGATGCAACCATATTTAAGTGAGCTGCAGAAGAGTATTAGTGGCCGGATTATTG GTCAGTTTATGTTTGATGCCATGAGCAGAGCTAAAGTACATACTAATAGAGAAACAGCCCAGACTTTCACTGATGGATTAGCTGAACTGTCAAAAAGAAGCTATG AGGAGGATGCAAAAGAGGCTGCCACCCTGAGCCAAAAGCCTAACTGCAGCATCAGAGCGAATGAGCCAACATTTGAGGCAGTGGCTCAGTTG GATAAAAAACTTGAGAAGGACACCGCAGATGGACGAACTAAATTTGCCAGGGAGCTGCTGACAAGTGAGAAGAACTATGTACACATACTGAAAACTGTGAAGGATGTTTATGTTACACCACTGAAAGCAGCATTAGCATCAAATCGAGCCATCCTAAGTCATGCTAATGTTCAAATCATCTTCTCCGATATCTTGGATGCCTTACAACTCAATAG ACAGTTTTTAAATGAGCTGACAGAAAGACTTCAGGAATGGAGTCCATCCCAGTGCTTGGGTGAAATATTCACTAAATTTGGCTGGCAGCTTCAAACATACACAAACTTCTTCAACAACTACACTGTCATTCTGAAAACCATTGATATG TGCAGAGAGACCATTCCTTTATTCCGTGCCTTCCTGAAAAGACATGATAAAACTGTTGTTACGAACATGATGAG cctgcaggagctgctgctattCCCTTCTAAAAGGTTTGAAGAGTATCTTAATCTTCTTTATGCTCTGAGACTGCACACTCCTTCAGAACACGCTGACCGTGAAGATTTGACTGCCGCAGTCAAGATGATGAAACAATACAAGGAATACATAGATCAG CTAAAACTAAACATGAGCAAAGATGAGCAAATGCTAAATGCACAAAGAATCATCCAGGGATGTCCT
- the ECT2L gene encoding epithelial cell-transforming sequence 2 oncogene-like isoform X3, translating into MMTTAYLTPSPHTVKQWQLESLGLLGENTVKSSKVSSSKIQTTGSLNTRFSTWTPIANKSFNKQLFQERVSLISHWFDLWTDKQRKQFLHTMLMRCSKSQLKFTQNWFAERIPVTKVDFTKVLPRFISLYIFSFLSPRELCAAAQVNWHWKFITEQDCLWMPKCVKFGWFLPYTPADSEYSAWKRHYIACATSLDYFTPREATEIYGTLNEAKAEHEEQEERLREKWLRKMIRERLALHKKELFKARLPWMSGTWSSRFLKSRLQPSQAQTIQDRARRQAALQLIREKSALSNHTLSMLLSEEMKPVANFNLAAETQLVLASLKTLPKRKNVTGRRSYPVLSYKHCQCIYQKHSNFAYPLEPYLVLISSRIPAYEMVLDSIKPGVIPVLYEHCGMTLESLLFYIEKALDGRKAKSIGIFSDGDSREINLLQGCRISIENILSPEVREFWEKLGCVMSPEEGGHVDIFVPLAASEAGMEVLSQLTQLTGVLFRTPTGIATGSYQHILSEWLGKQKDGPPTSTYFTEVKLQTWLRLTELLEEALKSVRKQMQPYLSELQKSISGRIIGQFMFDAMSRAKVHTNRETAQTFTDGLAELSKRSYEEDAKEAATLSQKPNCSIRANEPTFEAVAQLDKKLEKDTADGRTKFARELLTSEKNYVHILKTVKDVYVTPLKAALASNRAILSHANVQIIFSDILDALQLNRQFLNELTERLQEWSPSQCLGEIFTKFGWQLQTYTNFFNNYTVILKTIDMCRETIPLFRAFLKRHDKTVVTNMMSLQELLLFPSKRFEEYLNLLYALRLHTPSEHADREDLTAAVKMMKQYKEYIDQLKLNMSKDEQMLNAQRIIQGCPAL; encoded by the exons TAGTCTCATAAGCCATTGGTTTGATCTGTGGACAGACAAGCAGCGCAAACAATTCCTCCACACAATGTTGATGAGATGCAGTAAATCACAACTGAA GTTTACCCAAAACTGGTTTGCAGAGAGGATTCCAGTGACCAAAGTGGATTTCACCAAAGTGCTGCCACGTTTCATATCTCTGTACATCTTCTCCTTTCTCAGCCCAAGGGagttgtgtgcagctgcccaagTCAACTGGCACTGGAAGTTTATAACTGAACAG GACTGTTTGTGGATGCCAAAGTGTGTTAAGTTCGGATGGTTCCTGCCCTACACTCCAGCAGACAGCGAATATAGCGCGTGGAAGCGACATTATATTGCCTGTGCCACCAGCTTGGATTACTTCACCCCAAGAGAggccactgaaatctatgggacCCTCAATGAAGCAAAAGCTGAACATGAGGAGCAGGAAGAAAGGCTGAGAGAAAAATGGCTACGGAAAATGATTCGGGAGAGATTAGCGTTACACAAGA AGGAGTTATTCAAAGCTCGACTGCCTTGGATGAGTGGTACTTGGAGCTCGAGATTTTTAAAATCGCGATTACAGCCAAGTCAGGCCCAGACGATCCAGGACCGGGCTAGACGACAGGCAGCTTTGCAACTAATTAGG GAAAAGAGTGCTCTTTCGAATCATACTCTTTCAATGCTGCTTTCTGAAGAAATGAAACCTGTAGCAAACTTTAATCTAGCAGCAGAGACACAGCTTGTTTTGGCCTCCCTAAAAACTTTGCCCAAGAG AAAGAATGTGACTGGAAGAAGATCCTACCCTGTGTTATCTTACAAACACTGTCAGTGTATCTACCAAAAACACAGCAATTTTGCATATCCACTTGAGCCATATCTGGTTTTGATATCATCCAGGATTCCCGCATATGAG ATGGTGCTGGACAGCATCAAACCTGGGGTGATTCCTGTGTTGTATGAACATTGCGGAATGACATTGGAAAGCCTCCTTTTTTACATAGAAAAGGCTCTGGATGGCCGAAAAGCAAAGAGTATAGGGATTTTTAGCGATGGAGACTCCAGGGAGATCAATTTACTTCAAG GCTGCAGAATCAGTATTGAGAACATTCTGAGCCCTGAAGTGAGAGAATTTTGGGAGAAGCTAGGTTGTGTCATGTCTCCAGAGGAAGGTGGTCATGTGGACATCTTTGTTCCTCTGGCAGCATCAG AGGCAGGGATGGAAGTCCTTTCCCAGCTGACTCAGCTGACTGGTGTGCTCTTCAGAACCCCCACAGGAATTGCAACTGGATCTTATCAGCACA TCCTTAGTGAATGGCTGGGAAAACAGAAGGATGGACCTCCCACCTCCACCTACTTCACTGAAGTAAAACTACAGACATGGCTCAGACTGACAGAGCTCCTGGAGGAGGCACTGAAATCTGTCCGGAAGCAGATGCAACCATATTTAAGTGAGCTGCAGAAGAGTATTAGTGGCCGGATTATTG GTCAGTTTATGTTTGATGCCATGAGCAGAGCTAAAGTACATACTAATAGAGAAACAGCCCAGACTTTCACTGATGGATTAGCTGAACTGTCAAAAAGAAGCTATG AGGAGGATGCAAAAGAGGCTGCCACCCTGAGCCAAAAGCCTAACTGCAGCATCAGAGCGAATGAGCCAACATTTGAGGCAGTGGCTCAGTTG GATAAAAAACTTGAGAAGGACACCGCAGATGGACGAACTAAATTTGCCAGGGAGCTGCTGACAAGTGAGAAGAACTATGTACACATACTGAAAACTGTGAAGGATGTTTATGTTACACCACTGAAAGCAGCATTAGCATCAAATCGAGCCATCCTAAGTCATGCTAATGTTCAAATCATCTTCTCCGATATCTTGGATGCCTTACAACTCAATAG ACAGTTTTTAAATGAGCTGACAGAAAGACTTCAGGAATGGAGTCCATCCCAGTGCTTGGGTGAAATATTCACTAAATTTGGCTGGCAGCTTCAAACATACACAAACTTCTTCAACAACTACACTGTCATTCTGAAAACCATTGATATG TGCAGAGAGACCATTCCTTTATTCCGTGCCTTCCTGAAAAGACATGATAAAACTGTTGTTACGAACATGATGAG cctgcaggagctgctgctattCCCTTCTAAAAGGTTTGAAGAGTATCTTAATCTTCTTTATGCTCTGAGACTGCACACTCCTTCAGAACACGCTGACCGTGAAGATTTGACTGCCGCAGTCAAGATGATGAAACAATACAAGGAATACATAGATCAG CTAAAACTAAACATGAGCAAAGATGAGCAAATGCTAAATGCACAAAGAATCATCCAGGGATGTCCT